One Sebastes umbrosus isolate fSebUmb1 chromosome 6, fSebUmb1.pri, whole genome shotgun sequence DNA window includes the following coding sequences:
- the rgs19 gene encoding regulator of G-protein signaling 19 isoform X2: MGGGRSETSALSGTGGGRGTTTTHNSQRPNACCFCWCCCCSCSWNEEERRRRRRRKRISQDTKMETIPNCEACTKPSAEEISLWSQSFDKLMRNPAGRNVFREFLRTEYSEENMLFWLACEDLKQEINKGAVEEKARSIYEDYISILSPKEVSLDARVREVINRKMQDPTPQAFEDAQLQIYTLMHRDSYPRFLSSSIYKTLVHGGSRTSSES; this comes from the exons ATGGGGGGGGGTCGCAGCGAGACCTCGGCACTGAGTGGGACGGGAGGGGGGCGGGGCACGACCACTACCCACAATTCCCAGCGACCCAACgcctgctgcttctgctggtgctgctgttgCAGCTGCTCATG gaatgaagaggagagacggaggcggaggaggaggaagagaatatCCCAGGACACCAAGATGGAAACCATCCCAAACTGTGAAGCTTG CACCAAACCCTCGGCGGAGGAGATCAGTCTGTGGTCTCAGTCCTTCGACAAGCTGATGAGGAACCCGGCGGGTCGGAATGTGTTCCGTGAGTTCCTGCGGACGGAGTACAGCGAGGAGAACATGCTGTTCTGGCTCGCCTGCGAAGACCTCAAACAGGAAATCAACAAGGGTGCCGTCGAGGAGAAAGCACGCTCCATCTACGAGGACTACATTTCCATATTGTCGCCAAAAGAG GTGAGTCTGGACGCCCGGGTCCGAGAGGTGATCAACAGGAAGATGCAGGACCCGACGCCTCAAGCCTTCGAAGACGCCCAGCTCCAGATCTACACGCTGATGCACAGGGACTCCTACCCACGATTCCTCTCCTCCAGCATCTACAAGACACTGGTCCACGGCGGCTCGCGGACCTCCTCTGAATCCTAG
- the rgs19 gene encoding regulator of G-protein signaling 19 isoform X1, producing MTDVLYTGPIPAERGGDPAMGGGRSETSALSGTGGGRGTTTTHNSQRPNACCFCWCCCCSCSWNEEERRRRRRRKRISQDTKMETIPNCEACTKPSAEEISLWSQSFDKLMRNPAGRNVFREFLRTEYSEENMLFWLACEDLKQEINKGAVEEKARSIYEDYISILSPKEVSLDARVREVINRKMQDPTPQAFEDAQLQIYTLMHRDSYPRFLSSSIYKTLVHGGSRTSSES from the exons TACACAGGTCCGATCCCGGCCGAGCGAGGGGGCGATCCTGCCATGGGGGGGGGTCGCAGCGAGACCTCGGCACTGAGTGGGACGGGAGGGGGGCGGGGCACGACCACTACCCACAATTCCCAGCGACCCAACgcctgctgcttctgctggtgctgctgttgCAGCTGCTCATG gaatgaagaggagagacggaggcggaggaggaggaagagaatatCCCAGGACACCAAGATGGAAACCATCCCAAACTGTGAAGCTTG CACCAAACCCTCGGCGGAGGAGATCAGTCTGTGGTCTCAGTCCTTCGACAAGCTGATGAGGAACCCGGCGGGTCGGAATGTGTTCCGTGAGTTCCTGCGGACGGAGTACAGCGAGGAGAACATGCTGTTCTGGCTCGCCTGCGAAGACCTCAAACAGGAAATCAACAAGGGTGCCGTCGAGGAGAAAGCACGCTCCATCTACGAGGACTACATTTCCATATTGTCGCCAAAAGAG GTGAGTCTGGACGCCCGGGTCCGAGAGGTGATCAACAGGAAGATGCAGGACCCGACGCCTCAAGCCTTCGAAGACGCCCAGCTCCAGATCTACACGCTGATGCACAGGGACTCCTACCCACGATTCCTCTCCTCCAGCATCTACAAGACACTGGTCCACGGCGGCTCGCGGACCTCCTCTGAATCCTAG